The following proteins are co-located in the Myroides profundi genome:
- a CDS encoding ABC transporter permease, with amino-acid sequence MFKIGIENMRIALTSIKSQILRTCITVFIIAIGIWALVGILAVVSALRNTILDDFASMGANTFTILRYDVADRMAKNKSVQKVNPVITYNEAQAFKREFLFPFTNVSLSFNAASNIEVKNDFMKTDPEIPIIGCDENYLSNSGLTVTEGRNFSYTDIANDHFVCVIGSDFSKKMFKDQNPISQIISIRGYKFRIIGMLKEQGSTFGQNEDQRIFIPIKIARSIFNTAHGNYDIKIGLLQDNLLNQAIDQATIDFRNIRKLTPAQPSNFGIERSDDLIRSMMKQVNMLNVAAWVIGLITILGSSIALMNIMLVSVTERTREIGVRKSLGAKKKTIAIQFFTETIIIGQLGGLLGTLLGILTAYALAQVMSFSFTVPWTAIIAAFTTTFIVAIISGLYPAMKAAKLDPVEALRYE; translated from the coding sequence ATGTTTAAAATCGGAATCGAAAACATGAGAATCGCCTTGACAAGTATTAAGAGTCAAATACTCCGTACTTGTATCACTGTGTTTATCATAGCAATCGGTATATGGGCATTAGTAGGAATATTAGCTGTAGTATCTGCTCTTCGCAATACAATATTAGATGACTTTGCCTCTATGGGAGCAAATACATTTACGATATTGAGATACGATGTCGCAGACAGAATGGCTAAGAATAAGTCTGTACAAAAGGTTAATCCTGTTATTACTTATAATGAAGCACAGGCATTTAAAAGAGAGTTTTTGTTTCCTTTCACTAATGTGTCTCTGTCTTTTAACGCTGCCTCGAATATCGAAGTCAAAAATGACTTCATGAAAACAGATCCTGAAATCCCTATTATCGGATGTGATGAAAACTACTTATCCAATAGTGGATTAACTGTCACGGAGGGTAGAAACTTTAGCTATACTGATATTGCTAATGATCACTTCGTATGTGTTATCGGTTCTGACTTTTCTAAAAAGATGTTTAAAGATCAGAATCCGATAAGTCAGATTATCTCTATTCGAGGGTATAAGTTTAGAATAATAGGAATGCTGAAAGAGCAAGGAAGTACTTTTGGTCAAAATGAAGACCAACGAATCTTTATCCCGATAAAGATTGCTCGTTCTATATTTAATACTGCACATGGTAACTATGATATCAAAATAGGTCTATTACAAGATAACTTACTTAATCAAGCCATAGATCAGGCTACTATAGACTTTAGAAATATCAGAAAACTAACTCCTGCTCAACCTTCTAATTTTGGTATCGAACGCAGTGATGATTTGATACGCTCTATGATGAAACAGGTAAATATGCTGAATGTAGCAGCCTGGGTAATCGGTCTAATCACAATACTAGGGTCGTCTATAGCACTGATGAATATCATGCTCGTATCTGTCACTGAACGTACTCGTGAGATAGGTGTACGCAAATCTCTAGGTGCTAAAAAGAAAACAATAGCGATACAGTTCTTTACTGAAACGATCATCATTGGTCAGTTAGGTGGGCTATTAGGGACTCTACTTGGTATCCTAACTGCTTATGCTTTAGCCCAAGTCATGAGCTTTAGTTTTACTGTGCCGTGGACAGCTATCATAGCTGCTTTTACTACTACCTTTATTGTTGCGATAATATCAGGGCTATACCCTGCGATGAAAGCTGCTAAGCTAGATCCTGTGGAAGCATTGAGATATGAGTAA